A single window of Larus michahellis chromosome 17, bLarMic1.1, whole genome shotgun sequence DNA harbors:
- the TEX12 gene encoding testis-expressed protein 12: MTSNTQKADENRSKRKKEVENEASENPQLSSLDKTDLAFSEGSQSPYKPEPLEKSLNEMNKEIMNLLSKYAHILSERAAMDASYVQELDGILKEARTIENHLKQKRESLKQRFTVIANTLQS, encoded by the exons ATGACAAGCAACACACAAAAAGCTGATGAAAATAGAAGTAAACGTAAAAAAGAGGTGGAG AATGAAGCTTCAGAAAATCCTCAGTTGTCCTCCCTTGACAAAACAGATTTGGCTTTTTCTGAGGGCTCGCAGTCCCCTTACAAACCTGAACCACTGGAAAAATCTTTAAACG agaTGAACAAAGAAATTATGAATTTGTTATCAAAATATGCTCACATTTTAAG TGAGAGAGCTGCGATGGATGCTTCTTATGTCCAAGAACTTGATGGAATCTTAAAAGAAGCGAGGACCATAGAAAAccacttaaaacagaaaagggaaagtcTGAAACAGAGATTCACTGTGATCGCAAATACTCTGCAAAGCTAA
- the IL18 gene encoding interleukin-18 isoform X1, whose product MSCEEILVCPVQLGENFCLYFAGLECDAFCKEKILHRVLRNVDSQLLVVRPDLNMAAFEDVTDQEMKSGNGMHFNIHYYKTTTPSAGMPVAFSIQVEDRSYYMCCEKECGKIIVRFREGEVPKEIPGESNIIFFKKTFTSCSSRAFKFEYSLEQGMFLAFEEEGSLRKLILKKLSREDEVDETMKISF is encoded by the exons ATGAGTTGTGAAGAGATTCTTGTGTGTCCGGTACAACTTGGAGAAAATTTCTGCCTCTATTTTGCAG GGCTCGAATGCGATGccttttgtaaggaaaaaattctCCACCGAGTCCTTCGAAATGTAGATAGCCAGTTGCTTGTGGTTCGACCAGATTTAAACATGGCAGCTTTTGAGGATGTGACAGATCAGGAGATGAAATCTG GCAACGGAATGCACTTCAACATTCACTACTACAAAACTACCACACCATCAGCAGGGATGCCTGTTGCATTCAGTATCCAGGTAGAAGATAGAAGTTATTACATGTGTTGTGAGAAAGAATGTGGAAAAATTATAGTTCGATTTAGG gaaGGAGAAGTTCCCAAAGAAATTCCTGGTGAAAGTAACATAATCTTTTTCAAAAAGACATTTACATCTTGTAGCTCCAGAGCATTTAAGTTTGAATACTCACTGGAACAAGGAATGTTTTTGGCCTTTGAGGAAGAAGGCTccttaagaaaattaattctaaagAAACTGTCAAGAGAAGATGAAGTGGATGAAACCATGAAGATAAGTTTCTAA
- the IL18 gene encoding interleukin-18 isoform X2 → MLFSLSFFSLLTWNQDDDGLECDAFCKEKILHRVLRNVDSQLLVVRPDLNMAAFEDVTDQEMKSGNGMHFNIHYYKTTTPSAGMPVAFSIQVEDRSYYMCCEKECGKIIVRFREGEVPKEIPGESNIIFFKKTFTSCSSRAFKFEYSLEQGMFLAFEEEGSLRKLILKKLSREDEVDETMKISF, encoded by the exons atgttgttttctctttcctttttttcactgctCACTTGGAATCAAGACGACGATG GGCTCGAATGCGATGccttttgtaaggaaaaaattctCCACCGAGTCCTTCGAAATGTAGATAGCCAGTTGCTTGTGGTTCGACCAGATTTAAACATGGCAGCTTTTGAGGATGTGACAGATCAGGAGATGAAATCTG GCAACGGAATGCACTTCAACATTCACTACTACAAAACTACCACACCATCAGCAGGGATGCCTGTTGCATTCAGTATCCAGGTAGAAGATAGAAGTTATTACATGTGTTGTGAGAAAGAATGTGGAAAAATTATAGTTCGATTTAGG gaaGGAGAAGTTCCCAAAGAAATTCCTGGTGAAAGTAACATAATCTTTTTCAAAAAGACATTTACATCTTGTAGCTCCAGAGCATTTAAGTTTGAATACTCACTGGAACAAGGAATGTTTTTGGCCTTTGAGGAAGAAGGCTccttaagaaaattaattctaaagAAACTGTCAAGAGAAGATGAAGTGGATGAAACCATGAAGATAAGTTTCTAA